The following nucleotide sequence is from Paenibacillus odorifer.
ATAAAAATTGCCGCCACCACTGCTGATATCTACCTTCACATAATTGCGCTCCCCAATAGGAACGGTAGAAACCGTAGCTTCAGCCCCTGCTTCTTTATAAAGTACCCAATGTGCGGTATTCGGGATTCCCATACCGTCATCCCCCGGCACCTGCTCCGAATAATTGTTGTTATAGACCATGTTGCCGTCTGCCAGTGCAAGCTTGGAGCCTTCTGGATAGGCTTCCTTCTCCAGTGTAACTGGAATAGGCTCGCGGTACTCACGACCTGTCAGCTCATAGACTCTAACGTAATCGATCTCCATCGATTTTGGAAATACGGTTTCGCTAGTCGGATCACCATCAAAGTTACCGCCTACGGCCAGATTTATCAGCAAGTGGAACTTCTGATTAAACGGCGCTGGATACACATTATTGGCAGGCTGCCCATTGCTGATGCTATACCAGTCATTTTTGGTCGAATATAATTCACCATCCACATACCAGCGAATTTCGCCCGGCTCCCACTCAATAGAGTACGTATGGAACTGCTCAATCGTAGCGTTATCCGGAAATACATACTCTTTGCCGGAGTATACATTGTTCGGCGCCATACCGCCGTAATGAATCGTCCCCGCTACCGTGTTTGGACGACTGCCCCAGCCTTCCATAATATCAAGCTCACCGGAAGCAGCCCAAGTCCCGTACACATCGTTCTCCGGCAGCATCCAGATCGCCGGCCAGTACCCTTTTCCAGTAGGTGCTTTGGCCCGAATTTCAAATTTGCCATATTTTTTACTAAACAACCCTTTAGTCTTAATCCGTGTAGAAGTATATTGTTTGCCAGCTTTTTCTTCTTTGTGGGCCGTAATGATCAGGTTACCGTCCTGTTCCTTTACATTCTTCTCATCGTTGGTATACCACTGCTTCTCATTGTTTCCCCAACCTGGATTGTTGTATTGCGAACCATCTCCAAGGTCATAGGTCCACTTTGTAGCATCAATGTCTCCATCATCAAACTCATCCCCCCACACCAGTGTCCACGGATCAGTGGTCGGTGTTGGCGTCGCTGTTGGTGTCGGTGTTTCGGTTGGTGTTGGTGTCGCTGTTGGTGTCGGTGTTTCGGTTGGTGTTGGCGTTGCTGTTGGTGTCGGTGTTTCGGTTGGTGTTGGCGTTGCTGTTGGTGTCGGTGTTTCGGTTGGTGTTGGCGTTGCTGTAGGTGCCGCCGTTGCTTCAGGTGTGGCGCTTGGCGTCGTTATTGGACCTACATTCCCCGAACTGCTTGGCGCTGAGCTTGCTATTGGCAATGTTGTTTTGCCAGTGTTTCCTTTTTTCATTGCTACACCGCCAATCGTCACTCCATCGGCTTTGTTATCTATTGTGGTTACGCTTCCGCTGCCTTGAATTGCTGTAGCTCCAGCGCTCGCAGATAGGATTAGTGCCGCCACTTGTGAATTGTTCTCCAATGTTAAATGGGTCGGACTTCCCAGAGTAAGGCTGCCGACAGTTCCAAGGATTCTTAACAAAGAACCGCTGACTGCTGAGTCTGCTGAACGAACCGCTCCAAATGTTCCGCGAAGCGAAATATTGTGAGGAACGACATCCATCTCAACATCCCCAAACCCTGCCCCGGTAAGATCGCTGCTTTCTTCCAAGATTGACCCAGATAGCAGCTGCACAGTACCCACAGCTGTCGACCCGCTGGCATAAATCCGAACCTTACCATTAGGCTTGGCTACTTGAAGCAGTCCAAGAGAAGTATGGTGTAAGCCGATACTTTGCTCGCCGCCTCCCCGTACAAAAGTAGTCCCTGTTACCTTTACACCTTCAAGCTTTGCATTCCCTTCAGCTATCCCCTCGGTTAGATAAAGATTACCTTGGATGACCGTGTCTTTAAGAATCACATCAGCCCGATTAATGACTACATTGCCCTTTACTGTTCCTAGTGAAATCTCTCCTGATTTCAGGAGGAGTCCCGAAACCATTCGATCAGCCAACTGAGCTAACTCTGCACGGGTGATCCCACCATCAGGCTTAAACAAACCTCCAGGATAACCTTTTACATAACCTGCACTCGATAGAACGGCTATTGCTTTTGCGGTTTCATCGCTGACTCCGTTCAGATCGGTGAATGCTGTTGTACTGCTTTTGTCTGCATTGAAACGAAACACTTTCTCCAATGCTAACGCTGCCTCCGCGCGCGAAAGTGCTTTTGAAGGATAAATATTGTTCTTCTGATCACTGCTTAAATAACCAGCTGCAATCCCTTTGGCTATATCATTTTTATACCAGTCTGTGGTCTGGACATCAGCGGGAACCTTATCCGATTGCTCCTGATAATTAAATATACGATTCATAATAGCAGCGAATTCTGCCTTCGTGACTTCCTTACCCGGACGAAACGACCCGTCGTCATATCCGCTTATGATCCCATTTGTGCTCCAACGCTGTAATGGACCTGCGGCCCAATGATTTGGAGATACATCGGTAAACGCTTTCAATCCATTGATTGGTTCATTTTCCACTTTCGTTGCCGCTGAATCAGGTGAGTTTTCCTTTAACGCCTCTGCCGCTGAAGCATTCATGCTCCCAACCGGTGATAGCAGCCCGGTGACAAGGAGCATAGCAGCAAGTGCTGCTGTGAAATTCCTTTTCATCCTAAACATCACTCCTCGAATTTCGTAATATTCGTAATTCAAGCGAAAAATCGAAATCGGTTTCGACAATGCTATTGTTGCTTAGTTTTCTATTTTTGTAAAGATGTAATTTTGAATTTTTTTACATAGATTATTTTGGAGTAAATCTGCATAGTGAAATATATATTTGACTTGTTTCGGCAATAATAATAGACTGAAAATAATTGAATTTTCATTCACCCTATTCATAATAACTCGCAAATAACCGCTCTAGAACAGTCTTTTTCTCAAATTTCAACGATTTAGCGGAGGGTGGCATTATTAACTATGAATATCAAAATGATTGCCGAAATGGCCGGCGTTTCTGTCTCGACTGTTTCGAAAATTATGAACAATTACAGTGATGTTTCCGAAAAGACCAAGCAAAGAGTTTTGGAAATCATCGAACAAACCGGATATTCACCTTCCAACTCCGCCAAGACACTCGCAACTAAGAAGTCGAATCTGATCGGGGTTATTTTTGCTGGCGAGCTTAATGTCGAATTTACACATCCCTTTTTCGTAGAAGTGCTAAATTCTTTTAAAAAGCAGATGGGCGTTCTGGGCTACGATCTCATTTTCTTTTCCAACGAGAAATTCATCAGCAGCGGCGATTATTTCGCTCGATCTGTTCATTTTAATGTGGATGGATGTGTTATTATTTCCGGACAAAAGATGGAGCCTACCATCCGCGATCTGGATATGAGCAGTATTCCTTGTATCGGGGTCGACCTTGAGCTAAAGGGCAAAAAATCCGGCTTTGTGATGTCAGATAACTTTCAGGTTTCTTCCAAGGTCGTGGAGCATTTTTATCTGCTTGGCTATAGAGAACTTGGATTTATCGGAAGTGCAGCGGATTCAGATATTTCTAACCTGCGGGAATCCGGATATGTCAAAGCTATTGAAAGCTTCGGCCTCACTTTGAACCGTCAGTGGTTTGTTCATGGCGACGATTTCTTTGAGCCCAGCGGTTATACGGCTATGCAGCAATTAATTCAAGCCGGAAATTTACCAAAAGCCATTTTTGCGGCTTCTGATTTGCTGGCTCTGGGAGCCATCCGGGCTTTGAAAGAACACGGTCTCAGCGTGCCTGAAGATATTGCCATTATCGGATGTGACGACATTGAAGCCTGTAAATATACCAGTCCAAAACTGTCGACCATCCGCCAGAACAAAGAACGGCTTGGCATCCTCGCTGCCCATATGCTCTATGACTTGATTAACAATCAGTCTGGCGGTGGATCATTTGTAGTGGAGCCTGTGCTTATTGTGCGTGAATCCTGTGGCAGTCAATTAAATACTTAGTTAATCAACAAAAAAAGACAACGGCTTATGTAAGCGGGTTTCCGCAAACGGCGTTGTCTTTTTATTGATTATCGAAAATGTTTCGTTATCTATCTTCATTGGTCTCTAGCTGGCCGAACTCCACCTCTTAATATGGAGTAGGTATCCCTACCTGATGATCCAAATTCAACTCAATCAATTGTCCTGCCTGGGTTAATCCGGCACCAAAACCATACATCAGGATCTTTTGTCCATTTTGTACCTTGCCCTCGCGGATGCCCAAATCAAGTGCTAAAGGAATCGTGGCAGCCGAAGTATTCCCGAAATTCACAAGACTGTGCAGCACCTGCTCCAGCGGATAATTTAATCGCTCGCATATTGGCTCAATCATTCGCATATTAGCGCTGTGTGGAATAAACCAGTCTACTTCCTCCAGACCTACCTCCGCTTTTTCTAGCAGCTGTTGCACACCTAAAGGAACCGTTCTGACCGCCCAGCGAAACACTTCTCGTCCGTTCTGTACCAGCATTTGTGTATCTACCAGCTCAATATTGTTTACAGTATGGGCAAGCCCCGTACGGTAAACATGATGTGCCCCACCGCCATCACTTGCCAGCTGGAAGCCTAAAAATCCCGTCGTCTGCTCATCACTTTCCACAAGCACTGCTCCAGCGCCATCCCCAAAAAGAATACATGTACTGCGGTCAGTATAATCCGTAATCCTGGAGATCGTATCCGCACCAATAACCAGTACCTTGCGATGCATTCCTGAAGCCACATAACTGTGAGCAGTATGCAGTGCATAGACAAAACCTGCGCATGCTGCACTCAAATCCATAGCACCAGCAGTCTGCGGAATGTTAAAACGATTTTGAATCAAAGAAGCTACTGAGGGAAAGGAAAAGTCAGGTGTACTCGTAGCTACCAGGACCATATCGACATCCTGAACGCTTTTTCCATAACGAGTCATAAGATCCTGCACAGCTGCTGCACATAAATCACTTGTATACTCATCCTGCCGACTAATTCGGCGCTCACGGATTCCGGTCCGTTGCACAATCCATTCATTATTTGTATCTACGATCTGCTCCAGATCGGCATTAGTCAGTCTTTTGGCTGGGACATAGGTTCCGATAGCGGTAATTTTTGCACCTGTCATTCCAATCACCTCTTCAATTAGTATCTGATATTAGTACTTGGTACTAATTATAACTCTGTGCCTGCTAAAAAGTAAAGAAGGCCGGTAAAGCATCCTAGCTTCCCGGCACTTCCGTAACTTTACGAACCCACTTAGAAACGTTTTCTATTACGCTGCTTTCTTTTTCTGACGAACAATATAATCGCAGTTACAACAACCACCACTAAAATGATAAGCACAATCACGATATTCCATACATTAGGCACATAAACCTGCATTTGAATTGGCTCTGTATCCGCTAGTGTAACATTCCAAGTAAGGGTTCTGCCGTCCTCCACATTTGCATTATTGTCTCCATATAGATCCACAGGTAACGTTAATTTAAAGTCGAAAGCCATGTTTTGCAAAAAAGCCCGAATAATCGGCTTCGATAAACTGAGCGATCCCATATTATCCATTATGGTGTCTATGTAGCTATTTAATTTGGGCTTCGCCTCAACGTCATATTTGGTATAAAACCAATTATCTTTGGTATCTAATTTCAGGTCCACAATATCCAAGTCACCAGAGAGTGCTTTCATATCCTCAAAAGAGGCATAAGATTTCACGAATTCATAGACTGTAGATTTTCCATCTTGGCTTTTCTCTAGCTCAATCCCCTGATCCTTAAGTTTGTTTACCAGAGCATCTTCCATTTTTCCGCTAACCAACGCTTCTGCACGCGAATTCACTTTCATGTTCACTGCAATATCTACGCTTCCATTCTTATTCACTGTGACATGAGCAGTGCCTTTAGAACAGCCTGATAATAGTACAAGCATTAAGAGCAGCCCTAGTAACGAAAACCCTCTCCATTTTGACAACAACATTTCCCTCAAACCCTTCAGTAACATGTATTTATATAACGGCTACCCATTCTATAAAGGCTAACTCATTTATATCATAGAATCAAACTCTATATGAATGAATAATCAAATTTGAGAACCGTCAAACTTAAACTTTATACGCGCATAAAAAAGAGGCCCTCACAGAAGTAATCATTTCTACTCATGAGGTAACCTCTTTCATAAAAACAGCACACGTAATGTTACTTCGAACGCTAGTTGTTCATACGATGCTCAATGTTACTTGGAGTGCCTATTGTTACTCAAGATGCTCATTGTTACTTGGAGTGCTCGACGTTACTCGGGATGCTCAATATTATTCGGAGTGCTTATTGTCGCTTGGGTGCACGGTGTTACTTGGACTTTCAAAGTCGCTTTCGGACTCCAGAGCCGTTATTTCCGCACAAACGTCTCTTTTCATAAGCTATCGGACTCCAGAGTCACTATTGGTGCAAAACGCCCCCATTAGGAGCCATTTTACGAGGAATAGCGCCCCTCCAGTCCGAAACTACCCGCAAAAGGCTCTGAACCGGCAAATAGCGGCATCTGAGTCCG
It contains:
- a CDS encoding carbohydrate binding domain-containing protein gives rise to the protein MKRNFTAALAAMLLVTGLLSPVGSMNASAAEALKENSPDSAATKVENEPINGLKAFTDVSPNHWAAGPLQRWSTNGIISGYDDGSFRPGKEVTKAEFAAIMNRIFNYQEQSDKVPADVQTTDWYKNDIAKGIAAGYLSSDQKNNIYPSKALSRAEAALALEKVFRFNADKSSTTAFTDLNGVSDETAKAIAVLSSAGYVKGYPGGLFKPDGGITRAELAQLADRMVSGLLLKSGEISLGTVKGNVVINRADVILKDTVIQGNLYLTEGIAEGNAKLEGVKVTGTTFVRGGGEQSIGLHHTSLGLLQVAKPNGKVRIYASGSTAVGTVQLLSGSILEESSDLTGAGFGDVEMDVVPHNISLRGTFGAVRSADSAVSGSLLRILGTVGSLTLGSPTHLTLENNSQVAALILSASAGATAIQGSGSVTTIDNKADGVTIGGVAMKKGNTGKTTLPIASSAPSSSGNVGPITTPSATPEATAAPTATPTPTETPTPTATPTPTETPTPTATPTPTETPTPTATPTPTETPTPTATPTPTTDPWTLVWGDEFDDGDIDATKWTYDLGDGSQYNNPGWGNNEKQWYTNDEKNVKEQDGNLIITAHKEEKAGKQYTSTRIKTKGLFSKKYGKFEIRAKAPTGKGYWPAIWMLPENDVYGTWAASGELDIMEGWGSRPNTVAGTIHYGGMAPNNVYSGKEYVFPDNATIEQFHTYSIEWEPGEIRWYVDGELYSTKNDWYSISNGQPANNVYPAPFNQKFHLLINLAVGGNFDGDPTSETVFPKSMEIDYVRVYELTGREYREPIPVTLEKEAYPEGSKLALADGNMVYNNNYSEQVPGDDGMGIPNTAHWVLYKEAGAEATVSTVPIGERNYVKVDISSGGGNFYSIQPQAIVSIAKGRFYKLSFDAKTDMSRSMSVRLTGGESRGFAAYSPSLKVDLTSAMTHYETMFQMKENSDIAARVEFNVGTNTSPVWFGNVRLEEIENIQFPHDSVKEPLANGNHLYNGTFDIGEPNRMSYWHTEATGGAMVESSVNDNGQLKLQIGGSENGEVRLLQKGIQLIQGQDYEVTFNASVSSARTGTVQLLGKDGSVQAEQPVNLSEGEQKIKATFINLAGATDHEGQFVLLLNGAADTVILDNFQMLRTSFYFDPSLIYYPLLNGEFNFGFSAWDRLLTEQGGQSSATVADGAAKFSITNTGSQAYSVMLFQNNLKAAAGMDYVVEFDASSTVIRKIGVKVENGTYQASFSNIVEVTPETNHYRFEFRQGSKDTLSLKFLLGKVEGISIPQNHDIIIDNVKFEIKNAPAKPQELLSDSSNNRVSQPIELTFIDNANWRNQIMAVKVNGTILNAEQYTIEPGKITIEAAVFPDEGSYAITVEAEHYVTATVTQTILANDNNLVINGSFGSDKTGWTTWSGEGGVSAFNVKDGVAEILITSAGWEAWHTQFFQEGIPLEGGKTYEVSFKAKSTVPRQIVLEYSNTSAASAQAKFDIHADWATYTAQFTVSNSNPLKLNYLIGKTLGADPAANSTPHTISFDDIVVREVQGGPPVIPPSGTLDNGTFDVDATGWSQYFDGIGSASVQEGEFAINLTGTGQAPFSAQVDYENLKLVQGKTYTLKFKARSTVNRNIQVAVEHKGGDYTKYMEAELVALTQNMDEYSYTFTMNGATDAGVHLVFLLGLIDGNGSETNSEISAGSTIYLDDVSLIEG
- a CDS encoding LacI family DNA-binding transcriptional regulator; translated protein: MNIKMIAEMAGVSVSTVSKIMNNYSDVSEKTKQRVLEIIEQTGYSPSNSAKTLATKKSNLIGVIFAGELNVEFTHPFFVEVLNSFKKQMGVLGYDLIFFSNEKFISSGDYFARSVHFNVDGCVIISGQKMEPTIRDLDMSSIPCIGVDLELKGKKSGFVMSDNFQVSSKVVEHFYLLGYRELGFIGSAADSDISNLRESGYVKAIESFGLTLNRQWFVHGDDFFEPSGYTAMQQLIQAGNLPKAIFAASDLLALGAIRALKEHGLSVPEDIAIIGCDDIEACKYTSPKLSTIRQNKERLGILAAHMLYDLINNQSGGGSFVVEPVLIVRESCGSQLNT
- a CDS encoding ketoacyl-ACP synthase III yields the protein MTGAKITAIGTYVPAKRLTNADLEQIVDTNNEWIVQRTGIRERRISRQDEYTSDLCAAAVQDLMTRYGKSVQDVDMVLVATSTPDFSFPSVASLIQNRFNIPQTAGAMDLSAACAGFVYALHTAHSYVASGMHRKVLVIGADTISRITDYTDRSTCILFGDGAGAVLVESDEQTTGFLGFQLASDGGGAHHVYRTGLAHTVNNIELVDTQMLVQNGREVFRWAVRTVPLGVQQLLEKAEVGLEEVDWFIPHSANMRMIEPICERLNYPLEQVLHSLVNFGNTSAATIPLALDLGIREGKVQNGQKILMYGFGAGLTQAGQLIELNLDHQVGIPTPY